A single window of Flagellimonas maritima DNA harbors:
- a CDS encoding RNA polymerase sigma factor: MDLEELIHNCKKGKRKAQAELYRKYSGILFGMCLKYSRNKTEAEDNLHDSFMTIFNKIDQFNFNGSFEGWIKRITVNTVLQKYRKEQHLNVVSENTVEEMDVDTDQVDVSLSTLLGYIQELPNKYRLTFNLYVLDGYSHKEISEMLGTSAGTSKSNLARAKMILREKIKKENINIA, encoded by the coding sequence TTGGATCTTGAAGAACTGATACATAATTGTAAAAAAGGGAAAAGAAAGGCACAGGCCGAACTGTACCGAAAGTACTCAGGTATCCTTTTTGGAATGTGTCTTAAGTACTCCCGCAATAAAACTGAAGCAGAAGACAATTTGCATGATAGTTTTATGACAATTTTCAATAAAATAGATCAGTTCAACTTTAATGGTTCTTTTGAAGGTTGGATTAAACGGATTACTGTCAATACGGTTCTTCAAAAATACCGAAAGGAACAGCATCTTAATGTGGTTTCTGAAAATACAGTTGAAGAAATGGATGTGGATACCGATCAAGTGGATGTTAGTTTGTCGACGCTGTTGGGTTACATTCAAGAGCTGCCAAATAAATATAGGCTAACCTTTAATCTATATGTTTTGGATGGTTATAGCCATAAAGAAATAAGTGAGATGTTGGGGACATCCGCTGGAACTTCAAAATCAAATTTGGCAAGGGCTAAAATGATTTTGAGGGAAAAAATTAAAAAAGAAAATATAAACATTGCTTAA